One genomic segment of Candidatus Poseidoniia archaeon includes these proteins:
- a CDS encoding 50S ribosomal protein L15e, whose protein sequence is MSKSVYSYIGDAWNRPGDSIKAMQRERLLTFRRERAVERIERPTRLDRARKLGFRAKQGFVMARARIRRGSMRKPAIKGGRRAKRTGITKITVSKSLQSIAEERTARKFPNLEVLNSYWVVEDGRYKWFEIIMVDPHHPVIMADPKINWICGRAHKGRVHRSLTSAGKKSRGLRRKGKGAEKVRPSRKKAHARRKASSTPHPPHKS, encoded by the coding sequence ATGTCGAAATCAGTATACTCCTACATTGGGGACGCGTGGAACCGCCCGGGGGATTCCATCAAGGCCATGCAGCGTGAGCGGCTGCTCACGTTCCGCCGCGAGCGAGCCGTCGAGCGCATCGAGCGACCGACCCGGCTCGACCGGGCGCGCAAGCTGGGCTTCCGCGCCAAGCAGGGCTTCGTGATGGCACGCGCACGCATCCGCCGCGGGAGCATGCGTAAGCCCGCCATCAAGGGCGGCCGCCGTGCCAAGCGCACCGGCATCACCAAGATTACCGTTTCCAAGTCGCTACAGTCGATTGCTGAGGAGCGGACTGCGCGCAAGTTCCCCAACCTTGAAGTGCTCAACTCCTACTGGGTGGTCGAGGACGGCCGCTACAAGTGGTTCGAGATTATCATGGTCGACCCGCACCATCCGGTCATCATGGCCGACCCCAAGATTAACTGGATTTGCGGTCGAGCGCACAAGGGCCGCGTCCATCGCAGCCTGACGTCCGCCGGCAAGAAGAGCCGCGGGCTGCGCCGCAAGGGCAAGGGTGCCGAGAAAGTGCGCCCCAGCCGCAAGAAGGCGCACGCACGCCGCAAGGCAAGCAGCACGCCGCACCCGCCACACAAGAGCTGA
- the purB gene encoding adenylosuccinate lyase — protein sequence MDPTCVLDYRYGRDAMRAIFGADAYLRALLEVEATLAEEQEALGLIPERHGAEIRKAIPKVSRDRVEAIEAEIRHDIMAVAKALAEQAGDAGRSVHFGVTSYDIVDTARALQHRDALALVADGVDALIAALAGQAREHRDLVMLGRTHGQWATPVTFGLKMAVFTAEAARQRERLAELRPRLETGKLLGATGSGAALHPHTLELQDRVMARLSLNTPLATTQILGRDRLAELVQWGGNLATSIEKFTLEIRNLQRSDIGEAAEAFDAAKQVGSSTMAQKQNPIASENLGGLARMVRSFAAPALENNLQWHERDLANSSSERMLLPHFYILIDEMLCKAVEVFHNVQPNPERIAANLAAAGGLPLAEAVLLALTRKGMDRQAAHELVRQVSMQAATGKASFRDLLLAEGKIAKLMTAAEIDAALNPVNYVGHAGEIVDRVLASLA from the coding sequence GTGGACCCCACCTGCGTACTCGACTACCGCTACGGGCGCGACGCGATGCGCGCCATCTTCGGCGCCGACGCATACCTGCGAGCATTGCTCGAGGTCGAAGCAACCCTCGCTGAGGAGCAGGAAGCGCTGGGGCTGATTCCAGAAAGGCATGGAGCGGAAATCCGCAAGGCGATTCCCAAAGTCAGTCGCGACCGCGTCGAAGCTATCGAGGCGGAAATCCGGCACGACATCATGGCAGTCGCGAAAGCCCTCGCAGAGCAAGCGGGCGACGCAGGCAGGTCGGTGCACTTCGGCGTGACCAGTTACGACATCGTCGATACGGCCCGCGCGTTGCAGCATCGCGACGCGCTGGCACTAGTCGCTGACGGAGTTGACGCGCTCATCGCCGCGCTGGCGGGACAGGCGCGCGAGCACCGCGATCTGGTGATGCTGGGGCGGACCCACGGCCAGTGGGCGACGCCGGTCACCTTCGGGCTGAAGATGGCGGTCTTCACCGCCGAGGCGGCCCGGCAGCGCGAGCGACTGGCCGAGCTACGACCGCGGCTCGAGACCGGAAAGCTGCTCGGCGCGACCGGCAGCGGCGCCGCACTGCACCCGCACACACTCGAGCTGCAGGACCGAGTTATGGCGCGGCTCTCACTCAACACGCCGCTGGCGACAACGCAAATCCTGGGGCGCGACCGGCTGGCGGAGCTGGTGCAGTGGGGCGGCAACCTGGCGACCAGTATCGAGAAATTCACGCTTGAAATCCGGAACCTGCAGCGCAGCGACATTGGCGAAGCGGCCGAGGCGTTCGACGCCGCGAAGCAAGTCGGCTCGTCAACCATGGCGCAGAAGCAGAATCCGATTGCGAGCGAAAATCTGGGCGGGCTGGCGCGGATGGTGCGGTCTTTCGCGGCGCCGGCGCTGGAGAACAACTTGCAGTGGCACGAGCGCGACCTGGCCAACTCGAGCAGCGAGCGAATGCTGCTGCCCCATTTTTATATACTTATCGACGAGATGCTCTGTAAGGCAGTGGAGGTCTTCCACAACGTGCAGCCCAACCCGGAGCGCATCGCCGCCAACCTTGCCGCCGCGGGCGGGCTGCCGCTGGCCGAGGCGGTGCTTCTGGCGCTGACCCGCAAGGGGATGGACCGGCAGGCAGCGCACGAACTGGTGCGGCAAGTTTCCATGCAGGCCGCGACTGGCAAGGCCAGCTTCCGCGACCTGCTGCTGGCCGAAGGCAAAATCGCGAAGCTCATGACTGCTGCTGAAATCGACGCGGCGCTCAACCCCGTCAACTACGTGGGCCACGCTGGCGAGATTGTTGACCGCGTGCTCGCTTCGCTGGCGTGA
- a CDS encoding diacylglycerol kinase family protein, which produces MAAICFIVNPASGMGQTGRRLEDLRQQAADLDGEWLVTNAPGHATELAAAATGCEIVVAVGGDGTVHEVVNGLMRHPAASRPALAVIPSGTGNDFVFGSRAPPSAERALTALRGSARKRFDLAHLRGAGRDEYICNTAGIGFDATVNMQSRYVLLRDFPKYLIATLWTILYYFAAPRMALRWEGGRAAYRVMMLVVGNGPREGGGFLTTPDSQMDDGILDFLIAGQVDRLQMLGLLPQVLTGTHLASPAVRLVSTTRLALASESDLCIQADGEFYCLPGDGVRRLDVQVVPGALKLVVEQD; this is translated from the coding sequence ATGGCTGCGATTTGCTTCATAGTCAATCCCGCTTCCGGCATGGGCCAGACTGGTCGCCGGCTGGAAGACTTGCGGCAGCAGGCGGCCGACCTTGACGGCGAGTGGCTCGTTACCAACGCGCCGGGCCACGCCACCGAGCTGGCGGCGGCCGCTACCGGCTGCGAAATCGTAGTAGCGGTCGGTGGCGACGGCACGGTGCACGAAGTCGTCAATGGCCTGATGCGGCACCCCGCCGCCAGCCGGCCGGCGCTGGCGGTCATTCCGAGCGGCACCGGCAACGATTTCGTTTTCGGCTCACGCGCACCCCCGAGCGCCGAGCGCGCACTGACGGCGCTACGCGGCAGCGCGCGCAAGCGTTTCGACCTGGCGCACTTGCGCGGCGCGGGGCGCGATGAGTATATCTGCAACACAGCGGGAATCGGCTTTGACGCGACCGTCAATATGCAGAGCCGCTACGTGCTGCTGCGCGACTTCCCGAAATACCTGATTGCGACGCTGTGGACGATTCTCTACTACTTCGCGGCGCCCCGCATGGCGCTGCGCTGGGAAGGTGGTCGCGCGGCTTATCGTGTGATGATGCTGGTGGTCGGCAACGGCCCGCGCGAAGGGGGCGGCTTCCTGACGACGCCCGACTCGCAGATGGATGATGGTATCCTCGATTTCCTGATTGCTGGTCAGGTCGACCGGTTGCAGATGCTGGGGCTGCTGCCGCAGGTGCTCACCGGCACGCATCTCGCCAGCCCGGCGGTACGGCTCGTCTCGACCACGCGGCTGGCGCTGGCGAGCGAGAGCGACCTCTGCATCCAGGCCGACGGCGAATTCTATTGCCTCCCCGGCGACGGGGTGCGGCGGCTGGATGTGCAGGTGGTGCCGGGAGCGCTGAAATTAGTCGTCGAGCAGGATTAG
- a CDS encoding IMP dehydrogenase, whose protein sequence is MVKQIVREPGRTFSEFSLLTGLTPADCTLPNISLATELGGLALRLPLLSAAMTSVTSYEMALALGKEGGLGVLPVRLPVAEQAAIVERIKGYEMGFVEDSVCIERETTIDEAVRLVERHGHSKLPVTDRNNIFLGLFSFDRYLELDAPPGDPVGSVMLMPEDMECCRDPALTVEQAKQLLGEGRYLVVLDELDRLVKLAFRKDVEKIPVAAAISTHKGWQERVEANIAAGVDMIVIDTSDAHSEFVGEVLAAYRAMKTGVPICAGNVITADGAQYLMEQGADVVKIGMSSGSICTTQRQKATGRAPLTALIAADRARQEFCDEGGRYVPLVVDGGVGSAGDMIIALTLADAVMMGGYFNHFLEAAGEKLDENLRLTSHEPEMRWVATWGEGSARARNLDRYGHATAKSFFTEGEEGTVAFQGRLKPRLKEDMRKVKAALANTGCRTLAEFREQAVIELMSPRTRDVVGDTHSIRVGGG, encoded by the coding sequence ATGGTCAAGCAGATAGTGCGCGAGCCAGGGCGCACCTTCAGCGAATTTTCACTACTGACCGGACTGACGCCGGCTGACTGCACGCTGCCCAATATCTCGCTGGCAACCGAACTCGGCGGGCTCGCGTTGCGGCTGCCGCTGCTCAGCGCCGCGATGACTTCCGTCACGAGCTACGAAATGGCACTTGCCCTGGGCAAGGAGGGCGGGCTGGGGGTGCTACCGGTGCGACTGCCCGTTGCCGAGCAGGCGGCCATCGTCGAGCGCATCAAGGGCTACGAGATGGGCTTCGTCGAGGATTCGGTCTGTATCGAACGCGAAACTACGATTGACGAAGCGGTGCGGCTGGTTGAGCGGCACGGCCACTCCAAACTGCCGGTCACCGACCGCAACAACATCTTTCTCGGGCTTTTCAGCTTCGACCGCTATCTGGAACTGGACGCGCCGCCGGGTGACCCGGTCGGGAGCGTAATGCTCATGCCCGAAGATATGGAATGCTGCCGCGACCCCGCACTGACCGTCGAGCAGGCGAAACAGCTGCTGGGCGAGGGGCGCTACCTGGTCGTGCTCGACGAGCTGGACCGGCTGGTGAAGCTGGCGTTCCGCAAGGACGTCGAGAAAATCCCGGTCGCCGCCGCCATCTCGACCCACAAGGGATGGCAGGAGCGGGTCGAGGCCAATATAGCAGCGGGCGTTGACATGATTGTCATCGACACATCAGACGCCCACAGCGAGTTCGTCGGCGAAGTGCTGGCCGCATACCGCGCGATGAAAACCGGCGTCCCGATTTGCGCCGGCAACGTCATCACCGCCGACGGCGCCCAGTACCTGATGGAGCAGGGCGCCGACGTCGTCAAAATCGGGATGTCGTCCGGCTCAATCTGCACCACCCAGCGTCAGAAGGCGACCGGCCGCGCGCCACTGACGGCACTCATCGCGGCCGACCGCGCGCGACAGGAGTTCTGCGACGAGGGCGGACGCTACGTGCCACTGGTTGTCGACGGCGGCGTCGGGTCGGCAGGCGACATGATTATCGCGCTGACGCTGGCGGACGCTGTGATGATGGGGGGCTACTTCAACCACTTTCTGGAGGCGGCCGGGGAAAAGCTGGACGAGAACCTGCGGCTCACCAGCCATGAGCCGGAGATGCGCTGGGTTGCCACCTGGGGCGAGGGCTCCGCCCGCGCGCGCAATCTGGACCGCTACGGCCACGCCACGGCGAAGAGCTTCTTCACCGAAGGCGAGGAAGGCACCGTTGCCTTTCAGGGCCGCCTGAAGCCGCGGTTGAAGGAGGATATGCGCAAGGTCAAGGCTGCGCTCGCCAATACCGGCTGCCGCACGCTGGCGGAGTTTCGCGAGCAGGCGGTCATCGAGCTGATGTCGCCCCGCACCCGCGACGTGGTGGGCGACACACACTCCATCCGGGTCGGCGGCGGCTGA
- the pyrE gene encoding orotate phosphoribosyltransferase gives MDLAGMLQECGAVQFGDFRLTSGRRSKYYVNLKLAATRPQMLEQIASEMEQLLPDGAEVIAGMELGAVPLAVALSLKTGLPYVMIRKGERVHGTGSRIEGELLGNVTVVEDVATSGGSLVDAVEVLRRAGSTVECAIVVVDREEGANEALRAVGIELLPLVRIGSLLREE, from the coding sequence ATGGACCTCGCAGGAATGCTGCAGGAGTGCGGCGCGGTGCAGTTCGGCGACTTTCGCCTTACTTCGGGCCGCAGGTCGAAATACTACGTCAACCTGAAGCTGGCCGCAACCCGGCCGCAAATGCTGGAGCAGATTGCGAGCGAGATGGAGCAGCTGCTTCCTGATGGGGCGGAAGTCATCGCCGGGATGGAGCTAGGTGCGGTGCCGCTGGCGGTCGCGCTTTCGCTGAAGACGGGGCTGCCCTACGTCATGATACGCAAGGGCGAGCGGGTCCACGGCACTGGCAGCCGCATCGAGGGCGAACTGCTGGGGAACGTAACCGTGGTTGAGGATGTCGCTACCAGCGGCGGCTCGCTGGTTGACGCTGTCGAGGTGCTTCGCCGTGCTGGTAGCACTGTCGAGTGCGCTATCGTGGTGGTCGACCGCGAAGAGGGTGCCAATGAGGCGCTGCGTGCGGTCGGCATCGAGCTGTTGCCGCTGGTGCGTATCGGGAGCCTGTTGCGGGAAGAGTGA
- a CDS encoding CARDB domain-containing protein codes for MRRILLQTLAGLLLSALALLLLASPVTALDVDVEPLNMNLDPEDPVAHEGFQGSFEVRNNGLEAAVDVTVLVMNHTDECAPGDMQCDVVHDVTIGAIGADKAVLIEFDWTDHAEGDRIFSVLIDYMDDIDETDENNNVLYYEFHVFGEPTADLEFIEGTTVILSPPDPAVGDIADVVVLFQNSGRASAPLFYVLFQDILDGNITEIETLEVRNVRDGSAAQVNITWQPGAEGDHTLRITLDSDDDIEETNEDNNVFDEFIFVHPHTPELTVSVNRGLVADPLDEWLELPFQNHAINLSVLVYNNDSVEPASDVRVRFWDQPEGGSASEIADFIIGNLENGTRQGVVYVPGEALAWITWDLDSGTSILGNHTIIVEVDPLNAIGEWNEDDNRRFFNVIVHEPQPDLEVTAVAVAGEPVRGIPSIITVSVINVGAETVSGAYVELRVDGELVNGWNITLTEGELRDLEYDYVWSEHNPTVMGYADPEKAVEELDESNNYHSIWVEIAAPQHDVQVGAISHSGEAFEGQWVELTVELQNLLGEVPHYRLSLFVDNATAPEYQDPNQVQELYYVEGFNLAYNESRVVSIWWYSTVGFGWHNLSVEVEVVDSTYPDLNLSDNRNTTSFYLKQIFYQLSLEIEPLPEKIKLNETVRVIVNAFNFGPEILFEGAEVVVTGSGTQCEPGLQRTRELERATGEDNLEFFCTPNGTGPYVIEARIDPDNIHDEPDEDDNFATGVINVTNEEFTPTTPPVIQDDSFITQPIVWVPLATLAIIGAGMFAYYRLRGDDDFLPGTRGRQSGGSAPGQEPGATTFRYDAESGITYDATTGEVIGEKKKD; via the coding sequence ATGCGAAGAATTCTGCTCCAGACCTTGGCTGGCCTGCTGCTTTCGGCGCTGGCGCTGCTCCTGCTGGCGTCGCCGGTGACGGCGCTCGACGTTGATGTCGAGCCCCTCAACATGAACCTCGACCCCGAGGACCCGGTGGCGCATGAGGGCTTCCAGGGTTCATTCGAGGTGCGCAATAATGGCCTTGAAGCTGCTGTCGATGTCACAGTCCTGGTAATGAATCATACAGACGAGTGTGCGCCGGGTGACATGCAGTGTGATGTAGTCCACGATGTGACGATAGGTGCAATTGGTGCAGACAAGGCCGTGTTGATTGAATTTGATTGGACAGACCACGCTGAGGGGGACCGGATTTTCTCTGTGCTTATTGACTACATGGATGATATTGATGAGACTGACGAGAATAACAACGTGCTTTACTACGAGTTCCATGTATTTGGTGAGCCTACAGCGGATTTGGAATTTATTGAGGGTACAACCGTAATTCTTTCACCTCCAGATCCTGCCGTTGGAGACATTGCCGATGTGGTCGTCCTGTTCCAGAATTCAGGGCGTGCTTCAGCACCTTTGTTCTATGTCCTCTTCCAAGATATTCTTGATGGTAATATAACCGAAATAGAAACACTGGAAGTACGCAATGTTCGGGATGGTAGTGCGGCGCAGGTCAATATTACTTGGCAACCCGGTGCAGAGGGCGACCACACACTTCGCATTACTCTGGATTCAGATGATGATATTGAGGAGACCAACGAGGATAACAACGTCTTTGACGAATTTATTTTTGTTCATCCCCATACACCCGAGCTTACGGTCAGCGTCAATCGGGGACTGGTAGCCGACCCACTGGATGAATGGCTGGAGCTGCCGTTCCAGAACCACGCAATTAATCTCTCGGTTCTGGTCTACAACAATGACAGTGTCGAGCCCGCCTCGGACGTAAGGGTCCGTTTCTGGGATCAACCCGAGGGCGGCAGTGCCAGCGAAATTGCTGATTTCATAATCGGGAATCTCGAGAATGGCACTAGGCAAGGTGTCGTCTACGTCCCTGGTGAGGCACTGGCGTGGATTACCTGGGACCTTGACAGCGGCACTTCAATCTTGGGCAACCACACCATTATCGTCGAGGTTGACCCGCTGAACGCCATCGGGGAATGGAATGAGGATGACAATCGCCGCTTCTTCAACGTGATTGTTCATGAGCCACAGCCCGACCTAGAGGTCACGGCGGTCGCGGTCGCCGGTGAGCCTGTGCGCGGGATTCCTTCAATAATCACTGTTTCTGTCATCAACGTAGGAGCGGAGACGGTCTCCGGTGCCTATGTGGAATTGCGCGTTGACGGGGAGCTGGTCAACGGCTGGAACATTACTTTGACGGAGGGAGAATTGCGAGATTTGGAGTACGATTACGTATGGTCCGAACACAACCCAACCGTGATGGGCTACGCCGACCCAGAGAAAGCAGTTGAGGAACTTGATGAGTCGAACAACTACCACTCCATCTGGGTCGAGATTGCCGCCCCGCAGCATGACGTGCAAGTGGGTGCAATCAGCCACTCTGGCGAAGCTTTCGAAGGACAGTGGGTCGAGCTGACGGTTGAGCTACAGAATCTGCTGGGGGAAGTGCCGCACTATCGCCTTTCGCTCTTTGTCGACAATGCCACCGCACCCGAATACCAGGACCCGAATCAGGTGCAGGAACTCTATTACGTCGAAGGATTTAACCTGGCCTACAATGAATCGCGTGTCGTCTCAATCTGGTGGTACAGTACCGTCGGTTTCGGCTGGCACAATCTGAGCGTCGAGGTCGAGGTTGTGGACAGTACCTACCCCGACCTGAACCTGAGCGACAATCGCAATACGACCAGTTTCTACCTCAAGCAGATCTTCTACCAGCTTTCGCTCGAGATAGAGCCGCTACCCGAAAAAATCAAGCTGAACGAGACCGTACGCGTCATCGTTAACGCCTTCAATTTTGGCCCGGAAATTCTCTTCGAGGGGGCTGAAGTGGTGGTAACCGGCAGCGGCACGCAGTGCGAGCCGGGCCTCCAGCGCACGCGCGAACTGGAGCGCGCTACTGGTGAGGATAACCTCGAGTTCTTCTGCACTCCTAACGGCACCGGGCCCTATGTTATCGAGGCGCGGATTGACCCTGATAACATCCATGACGAGCCCGATGAGGACGACAACTTCGCGACGGGCGTCATCAACGTCACCAACGAGGAATTCACGCCGACGACTCCGCCGGTAATCCAGGATGACTCATTCATTACGCAACCCATTGTATGGGTGCCGCTGGCGACGCTGGCTATTATTGGCGCAGGCATGTTCGCCTACTACCGTTTGCGCGGCGATGACGATTTCCTCCCCGGCACTCGCGGACGCCAGTCCGGGGGCAGCGCGCCGGGACAGGAGCCGGGCGCAACCACGTTCCGCTACGACGCGGAGTCGGGCATAACCTATGACGCCACGACTGGCGAGGTCATCGGCGAGAAAAAGAAGGATTAG
- a CDS encoding sulfite reductase subunit alpha, which produces MEYGRKNPFPATIKEACTLARDDVKETNHYVIDIAGSGLEYKAGDSLGLFPRNDPALVDALLAKLGASGDEVVELKRKGEFAFREALESHLTIHRANRKFLKPLMAKLPAGDQQGLEQLLADRTALDQYLNVRDYIDILNEYPGVSFSAQEFAHSVGGITPRLYSIASAPGAHPGEVHLTVAVVRYHNFERDRAGLATGYIADRITVGETEVPVFIQPTREFVIPEDASRDVIMVGPGTGIAPFRAFLEQRELDGATGRNWLIFGEWFEKTTFFYEEEFRAWQESGLLARLDTAFSRDQSEKIYVQHRLQQAGGEIWKWLEGGAYFYVCGDKDYMAKDVHQALIDIAQEHGGLSEEEAEHYVNRTLMKDEKRYLRDVY; this is translated from the coding sequence ATGGAATACGGTCGCAAGAACCCGTTCCCCGCGACGATCAAGGAAGCCTGCACGCTAGCGCGCGACGACGTCAAGGAAACCAACCACTACGTCATCGACATTGCTGGCAGTGGGCTCGAATACAAGGCGGGCGATTCGCTCGGACTATTCCCACGCAACGACCCGGCACTAGTCGATGCACTGCTCGCGAAACTGGGCGCCAGCGGCGACGAGGTGGTCGAGCTGAAACGTAAAGGTGAATTTGCGTTTCGCGAAGCCCTGGAAAGCCATTTGACGATCCACCGCGCCAACCGCAAGTTCCTGAAGCCGCTGATGGCCAAGCTCCCGGCAGGCGACCAGCAGGGGCTCGAGCAGCTACTGGCGGACCGCACCGCGCTGGACCAGTACCTGAACGTCCGCGACTACATCGATATTCTCAACGAATATCCGGGCGTGAGCTTCAGCGCACAGGAATTCGCCCACTCTGTGGGCGGCATCACTCCGCGACTCTACTCTATCGCTTCCGCTCCCGGCGCCCACCCGGGCGAGGTGCACCTGACCGTGGCTGTCGTGCGCTACCACAATTTCGAGCGCGACCGCGCCGGCCTTGCTACCGGCTACATCGCTGACCGCATCACCGTCGGCGAAACCGAAGTGCCGGTCTTCATCCAGCCGACGCGCGAGTTCGTCATCCCCGAGGACGCAAGCCGCGACGTCATCATGGTCGGCCCCGGCACCGGCATCGCGCCCTTCCGCGCCTTCCTTGAGCAGCGCGAACTCGACGGCGCGACCGGCCGCAACTGGCTCATCTTCGGCGAGTGGTTCGAGAAAACGACCTTCTTCTACGAAGAGGAGTTCCGTGCCTGGCAGGAATCGGGCTTGTTAGCGCGGCTCGATACTGCCTTCTCGCGCGACCAGTCCGAGAAGATTTATGTCCAGCACCGTCTCCAGCAGGCGGGCGGCGAAATCTGGAAATGGCTCGAGGGCGGCGCGTACTTCTACGTCTGCGGCGACAAGGACTACATGGCCAAGGACGTCCATCAGGCGCTCATCGATATCGCACAGGAACATGGTGGCCTCTCCGAAGAAGAGGCGGAGCACTACGTCAACCGCACGCTAATGAAGGACGAGAAGCGCTACCTGCGCGACGTTTACTAA
- a CDS encoding THUMP domain-containing protein, whose amino-acid sequence MSLFLLRYGELGLKAPGTRRRYEQKLADNLLQRLALAGIEARIERMRGRFFAHIAEGGAAPVGAATAASPDGDSVAGVLARTFGIVSLSPVEELPAELELLGEAAAEWGAALPEGSSFAIRPRRTGSHSFTSQQLGADLGAAVLAVRPDLRVNLSKPEHALHAEVRDKRAFLFRKVLPAIGGLPLHTQGKVLVHAENWRDLVAGWLLAKRGCTLELVEQAPLPQPERTALERWHPRLRSHPATALEELPQLAQRRKALGIVVGWDAQRMVAPPAGMTWHAPLLALPSERVAVLREILLEQRDPEGPSGKAPA is encoded by the coding sequence GTGAGCCTGTTCCTGCTGCGCTACGGCGAGCTGGGGCTCAAGGCGCCCGGAACGCGCCGGCGCTATGAGCAGAAGCTGGCTGACAACCTGCTCCAGCGGCTGGCGCTGGCCGGCATTGAGGCGCGCATCGAGCGCATGCGCGGACGCTTTTTCGCGCACATCGCCGAGGGCGGCGCAGCGCCTGTTGGGGCCGCGACTGCGGCATCGCCTGACGGGGATTCTGTAGCCGGCGTGCTGGCGCGCACCTTCGGGATTGTCTCGCTCTCACCGGTGGAAGAGCTACCGGCCGAGCTGGAGCTGCTCGGGGAGGCGGCGGCCGAATGGGGCGCTGCGTTGCCAGAAGGCAGCAGCTTCGCGATTCGCCCGCGGCGCACCGGCTCACACTCGTTCACGTCGCAGCAGTTGGGCGCCGACCTTGGCGCGGCGGTGCTGGCAGTGCGGCCCGACCTGAGGGTCAACCTTTCGAAGCCCGAGCATGCGCTGCACGCCGAGGTGCGCGACAAGCGCGCGTTCCTGTTCCGCAAGGTGCTGCCGGCCATCGGCGGATTGCCGCTGCACACGCAGGGCAAGGTGCTGGTCCACGCCGAAAACTGGCGCGACCTGGTTGCAGGCTGGCTGCTCGCCAAACGCGGCTGCACGCTCGAACTGGTTGAGCAAGCCCCATTGCCGCAGCCGGAGCGAACGGCGCTGGAGCGCTGGCATCCGCGATTGCGCAGCCATCCCGCCACGGCACTGGAGGAGCTGCCGCAACTGGCGCAGCGCCGCAAGGCGCTCGGTATCGTCGTCGGCTGGGACGCGCAGCGCATGGTCGCACCACCGGCCGGAATGACCTGGCATGCGCCGCTGCTGGCACTGCCGTCGGAGCGCGTGGCAGTGCTGCGCGAAATCCTGCTCGAGCAGCGCGACCCGGAAGGCCCGTCAGGCAAGGCGCCGGCATGA
- a CDS encoding DUF309 domain-containing protein has translation MHMARDEPELERDVQRHSTRLLPPYRYLPGLHPHPQANPHGHSYGADDEPHPPWRPGEWRTLDGWRHGVDLCNAHYYWESHEAWEALWLAAPRRAAAHHTDSCRGSSKSRQRC, from the coding sequence ATGCACATGGCGCGAGACGAGCCGGAGCTGGAGCGGGACGTGCAGCGCCACTCGACGCGTCTGTTGCCGCCCTACCGCTACCTCCCGGGGCTGCACCCACACCCGCAGGCAAACCCGCACGGCCACAGTTACGGCGCCGACGACGAGCCGCACCCGCCGTGGCGCCCGGGAGAGTGGCGCACACTCGACGGCTGGCGCCACGGTGTGGACCTCTGCAACGCGCATTATTACTGGGAATCGCACGAAGCGTGGGAAGCACTCTGGCTGGCCGCGCCGCGCCGCGCCGCAGCACACCACACCGATTCCTGCAGGGGCTCATCAAAGTCTCGGCAGCGCTGCTGA
- a CDS encoding 2-dehydropantoate 2-reductase, with product MKTALLGAGALGSVLAARLAQGGSEVVLIAEGARAERLRRGLRVEGLTRFHATLSVQPTPEGCDWLLLCTKSWQLEPLLPRLAEWGVPVVACQNGLLAVEMLADALGAENVAGFVTGLGAARQPDGSVMHAGDGYAVLGATVGAPTAALRQLHDAFSAGGIEATLTSDLPGELWLKAIANNAINPVAALAGVPNGALREGALREQARAACREGAAVAATLEITLPGDAWARALEIMERTAANRCSMLQDLEAGRRTEIEAITGAIVQRGRRAGIATPVSEALLHAVREREVYF from the coding sequence ATGAAGACAGCCTTGCTCGGCGCCGGCGCGCTCGGCTCGGTGCTGGCGGCGCGGTTGGCGCAGGGCGGCAGCGAGGTCGTGCTCATCGCAGAAGGCGCCCGCGCCGAGCGGCTGCGCCGCGGGCTGCGAGTGGAGGGGTTGACGCGGTTCCACGCGACGCTGTCGGTGCAGCCGACACCCGAAGGCTGCGACTGGCTGCTGCTCTGCACCAAGTCGTGGCAACTGGAGCCGCTGCTGCCCCGGCTGGCAGAGTGGGGCGTCCCGGTGGTCGCGTGCCAGAACGGGCTGCTCGCCGTGGAAATGCTGGCCGATGCCCTGGGCGCCGAAAACGTGGCGGGGTTCGTGACCGGACTCGGCGCTGCGCGGCAGCCCGACGGCAGCGTGATGCATGCTGGCGACGGCTACGCGGTGCTGGGCGCAACGGTCGGCGCGCCGACCGCTGCGCTACGGCAGTTGCACGACGCCTTCAGCGCGGGCGGGATTGAGGCTACCCTGACGAGCGATTTGCCGGGCGAACTGTGGCTCAAGGCCATAGCGAACAACGCCATCAATCCGGTCGCCGCGCTGGCGGGCGTCCCGAACGGCGCGCTCCGCGAGGGCGCACTTCGCGAGCAGGCGCGGGCAGCCTGCCGCGAAGGGGCAGCTGTCGCCGCAACACTCGAAATCACGTTGCCGGGCGACGCATGGGCACGCGCGCTGGAAATCATGGAGCGCACCGCTGCGAACAGGTGCAGCATGCTGCAGGACCTGGAGGCGGGGCGTCGCACCGAAATCGAGGCGATTACCGGTGCCATCGTGCAGCGCGGCCGCCGGGCGGGCATCGCGACGCCCGTCAGCGAAGCGTTGCTGCACGCCGTCCGCGAGCGCGAAGTGTACTTCTGA